DNA from Thermococcus argininiproducens:
CCTCCGGGTTCACGTGTAATTATTTGAATACGTACTTTTATACAACTTTTATACAGATTGTGTTATATCAATGGTATATAGGGTTTGCGGAATTTTTTCCTGCTATGAAGTTCCAAAAACAGCGGTAATTATATAAAAACCAGTTTGTTAGTTTTGGCTTTGGAAATTTCACTAGAAAGTCTCAGATTACTCGTTCTATTTTCTTGGGAGCTTCTTTGGATTTCAACATTTTATGGATTGGATACCTATGTGTGGATTTGATCTCTGTGAACCAGCGTTCTATTGTTTTTAAGTCTCTTTTGACTAATAATATTTCTTCGGGTTTAAACTCTACGGTTATGGGGGCCCCTTTTTGAAGTTCAACTGTAATTGGCGTATCTAAGTGGTAATCTGCAAGGTTACGATACCATCTTAGCCTGAAGAGGGCTTCTCGAACTGTTTTTCCAGCGAACTCCCCTATAAATCTCTGTATTACTTGGTGCACGTTATCTTTATGTTTCTTTGGTTGATTTGGAAGTGAAGGTGTTAAAAGTTTCTCTAACAAAAGAAGGTCTTGTTTATATTTAATAATCTCTTCAGATTCTTGGTTATTGAGTGCATTTATAACATCTTTAACTGCATCAAGGATTTCCTCACGGAGTTTCAGAAAAATATAGTAGTAATATTTGCTAATTGTTGTCCTAATCAGGGCTTCCTCTAAAGTTTGTTGAGATTTTTGGGAGATAATTTGTTCTAAGTGCTGTGAGAGCTCTTTGAATTTCTCTGGCCCCATTTAAGCTCTCTCCTTTCAATAGCATTGTTTAGAAACTATACAATATATGAATATCTTTATCAGGATACTTTGAGAGAATGTTGTCTTCTAATTTCTCGAATGCCCTCACTGCCTCATCTATTTTCTTTCGGTTTAGGTAAGCTACTACATAGAAGAAATTAGCATTATACTCCTCATCTGGAGCTATAACTACTCGTATCTTAGGGATTGTCCTTTTAATATTTGGTATTTCTTTTAGAGTCTTCAAAATTCCTTTTACAATGGCTCTAAGTTTCTGTTCACGATTCGGAATCTCTAATTGATATATAGATTCGTGAAGTGATTTTTCATAGTAAGCTTTAAGTTCATTCAAAATGTAATCTAGTTCAGCTTCTGCTTGTTCTTCCCTAATTAATTCTATGGGCACATGATAAGAGAGATCACGAGAAAATCTTTTTTCAAAGGGAAAATAGAATCCTCTACTCCTCTTTTTTATTTCCTTCGTTGGCATCATTATTGATCACCGAGTTTATTTCTTTAATAATTTTTTGTAAGGTCTCTTTTGTAGTTTCAAAGAAGAACTCTTCAAAATCCATATCTCCTGAGTTATCTATTGATATTCTAACCCCATAACTTTCAAGAGGACCTTCAGGGGTATCTTTGACAAACTTTAATATTTCAAACTCTTCCAGGATAGGATTTGTCATGAATTTCCTTGTAAGAAACTTCTTTTTTGTCTCTGGAGTGTACAATTTTTCGACAATATATTGCTCCAATTCACTAGAGGGTTCTTCTCCTTCTATTTTTGAGAGAAGAACCACCGAGATTAAGAAAGAAGCAATACTCAAATAATCGACTGCTTGTACAATATCAATACCGAACTCCTTAACTAGATCCATTTCTGCTATTGTTTTTATTCTAACTTCAATACCACTCCGATATACTCCTATATTCTCTGGAGTAATTAATTCCTTTTCAATGAGATACTTAACAATCCTCTCAAAAAGTTCTTTATCAAACTTTCCAGATCTAAATTTTATTTTTTCAACTAAACTCTCATAAGGCATTTGCCTCACCTGTAAATGTTAACAATAATTGCGACACCTAAGATACGATATGCTTTTTGATTAACTCCCTTAAATAGGTTACGTATGTATGAACATCTCGTTCGTTTGGCACTCTCTCATGTGAGGTATTCTCACAGTAAGATTTTTTCACTTTAATTTCTTTTAACATTTCTGTGTCGATTCAGATTTTGTAAAAGAGTTCTATTATGTTGATATAGGAAAAGTTTCTACCCCAATAATAATTACATACATAAATTATTTAAATAATAAATTCGTATTTCAAGTGGTGATATAAATGCTATTCAAGGAGGCTGAATAATGTCTCGAGAAAATAGAGTTAAACTGATTGAGAAAATTGAGAAATTAAGAAATTCGAGAGTGATTGTCTATGTTACTGGAGATAGAAAAAATTACCCTCCATTAAGCCAGATTTCAGATGATGTCTTACCATTATTTAAGGAGATTCTTGATGAAATTGGATGGACCAAAAGAATTGATTTGTTTCTGTATAGTCGGGGTGGAGCTACAGAAGTCCCTTGGAAGATAGTATCTCTGATAAGAGAATATTGTGACCATTTTGGCGTCTTAATTCCGTTCAGAGCACATAGTGCTGCAACTATGATTGCATTAGGTGCGGATGAAATTGTATGCGGGCCAGCAGCGGAGCTTGGCCCAATTGATCCGTCCTTAACTACTCCGTTTAACCCAAGAGACCCTCGGGGCAATCCTATACCAATAAGTGTTGAGGCTGTAAGAGCTTACCTTGACTTTGCTTCTGAATATGAGTCACAAAAACAGCCTCAAAAGGCTTTTGAGTTGCTATCTAATGTTGCAAATCCTCTGGCAATTGGAGAAGTATATAGACAGCATAACTATATAAGAATGGTCGCAATGAAATTATTGAAGTTAAATAAGAACTCTCCAGATGATGCCACTTGTGAAAATATTGTCAAAAAGCTTGTGGAGGAAACATATTTTCATGGTCATGCTATTAAAAAAGAAGAAGCAAAAGAAATTGGCTTAAATATTATAGATGCCGATCCAGAATTAGAAAAAGTTATGTGGGAATTACTAAAGGAATACAGTAGAGAAATGGCATTAAATGAGCCATTTGAACCGTTAAAACTCTTAAGGACTAACAATTTTCAAGAAGTAGAAGATGAGAATGTATGTGGATTGTTAGAGAGCTCTACAATAAGCTATGTGAACATTGCTAAGGTTTTGGTCCAGTCAATAAGACAAATGCCCCCATCAATTTCACTTAACATTCCTCTGGTGTTGCCACCGAATATTGCTGAAATTATAGAAACAAATCCGGACTTGAGAGATATTATTAATGAATTGTATCAAAACTTAGTTGCAAGAATCCAACAACAAGTAATTCAAGAGCTAAACAGACAAGCCCCTGTAGTAGATGTTGACCTTAAAAGAATAGAAGTCAAGTGGATTAAGTTATAAAAATTATTGGTGGATAACAACTTGGGTTGTGGGCTCAAGAGATACCTCAATTGGGGGATTTAAACACACTCTCGGCTCGTTAATGGATTTTGGTTTGCTTTTTGGAGTTTTCTCGGAAAACTTATACTCAAATCTAAATTCATTCCATGGCAAGAAATTAAGCTTGATTTCGATTTTCATATTTATCACCCCTAATATTATTTTGGAGTTTAAAGTTAATATAAATATTGCCTCTAGTAGATACATAACTTCAGATGAATTTTGGCGTCTGTGTATAAAACGATTTTGTTGTCTGCATTTCCAGCAGTGTAGCGAAAGTTTCTTATATGATTAATGTATATCCACTGATGGGAGAGAGTAATGGAGGAGGCTAGATTTAAGAGGCTTGTCGCTTTTTTAAAGGCTCTTGAAAAGAAGACAGGATATAAATTTACTATTGAGACTTTTGAAGATAGGATGAGACTCCAAAAACTTGTTTATCTCGCTAAGCACTTTGGCATTGATTTGGAATATAACTTCACTCTTTACATTAGAGGGCCTTATTCATCAGAACTTGCAGATGATTACTACAAGATAGAACGGGACTATGATGGTGAGATTCCAGAAATTTTAGACGAGTTTATTACAGAGGAGAAAGTAGATACTTTCATAGAATTCGTGAAAGACAAAGACACAGAAGAACTTGAATTAATAGCAACACTTCTAATGGTGTTAGGAAGACACAAGCCCTTCCTTAACTCTTTACCTGAAGAAGAAAGAGAGGATTTGGTGGTAAAAACCATTCAGGATATCAAACCATACTTTACTAAAGACAAAATATTAGAAGCGATTAGAGAGATTGAGAAGGTTAAGATTGTTGGATAATGCTATCAATAACTTTGAGAGGTTTTCTTCCAATTTTTTCACAGAGTCTTTGGACAGTTGGATTTCCCACCATAATCGTGTCTGTTGTGAGAAGATAATCGGCTTCATCAGCAATGGCATGAGCCAAAATTAATACATCCGTTGAGGTTAGGTAAGTACCATCGTGAAAGTTATAGGATATATCATCTACTTCGTCTATTTTTTCAAAACATATCTCTTTGTTTTTAACATATGGATTGTTTAAACACATGAGAATTCTAGCAATTCTATAAGCCTCCGGAGGTACTGGAGGTAATTCTGCATTCAGGTTTTTAATTAAAGTATAAAATTGTCCTAGAATTATCTCTCTTTTCTCGTCTAAAGAAAGGTTAGAAGTTAATATACCTTTATTCCGACTTTCCCATCCTTTAAGTTCGTTCTCGTTCTTTCGGTATAATATAGAAGAGAATTCTCCAACAACAACTTGAGAAATTTTAACAATATATGTTTCGGAATAATTAGTAAGGGCTTTGATATTATTTTTGGCAGTTATATAGGTGTCGGATTCCTCCTTATCTAAGAGATACCCACATATCATTTCAGTATCTAAATAAACAACTTGACGGCCTGTATGTGTGTTTTTTTGATTGTTTTTCTTTTTACGGCCTCTCCTTGCCATGACATACCTCCAAATACTTATAACTGAATCTCAGGTACATATAGCTTACTCTGGTAGCGATTACCAACATGACAAATAATTGTAGTAAAAACTGTCAAAATAATAATGAAGCAGAAAAATAAGCTAAATATTTTGTCTAGAAAGCCTGCGAGTTAAGAAAAGAATTGTGAAAAACATCTACTTCTCACAAGTATAGGATGGGCCGGGAGGCCCTTGGCAGTGGCTAAATGGAAACAGTTCATGGAATGTACACAAGTGGGAATTTTTAAGCTTTATGCTGGTAAAAAGTCAATATTTTTGGATTAGAAAGGGAACTTATGGTTAATTCGGAAATAAGAGAAGGTTTAAATAGTTATTTTTTGCAAAAATACTGAGGGATGGTTATGTGGGAGGTATTTACTAAGTTAAATCCCGGAGAAGTGGTTTTAGTTGAGTATTCCTCCAAAGTAAACCCGTTACCCGTTTTTGCAGAAATAATAAAGTGGGCTAATGCCAGAGGATACCAAATCCTGATTACGGATCTTCTTAATAGACTCGAATTGTGCTTAAGGTACATGAAAATTGGGAAAAGTGAATGTAAGGCGCTGGAGAAAGCAAAGGTTGTTGAGATTGGTTATCGTGAACCT
Protein-coding regions in this window:
- a CDS encoding SDH family Clp fold serine proteinase, which gives rise to MSRENRVKLIEKIEKLRNSRVIVYVTGDRKNYPPLSQISDDVLPLFKEILDEIGWTKRIDLFLYSRGGATEVPWKIVSLIREYCDHFGVLIPFRAHSAATMIALGADEIVCGPAAELGPIDPSLTTPFNPRDPRGNPIPISVEAVRAYLDFASEYESQKQPQKAFELLSNVANPLAIGEVYRQHNYIRMVAMKLLKLNKNSPDDATCENIVKKLVEETYFHGHAIKKEEAKEIGLNIIDADPELEKVMWELLKEYSREMALNEPFEPLKLLRTNNFQEVEDENVCGLLESSTISYVNIAKVLVQSIRQMPPSISLNIPLVLPPNIAEIIETNPDLRDIINELYQNLVARIQQQVIQELNRQAPVVDVDLKRIEVKWIKL